A window of Nocardioidaceae bacterium genomic DNA:
CCGCGAGCGCCACGAGTCCGAGAAGGACGGCCCCGTACGACATCATCACGGCCGACCCGAGCACCAGCCCCGCCGCGAGCGACCACGCGACCGCGCGGAGCCCTCGCGATGTCGCCGCGTACGCCAGCAGCGCGATGCCCCAGGCCCCGACCGCCGTCACCATCGAGTCCGCGCTCACCCCGATGAAGACCGCCATCGGTGCGAGCACGAGGAACGGCGCGGCACGCCGCGCGTACGCCTCGCCTGCGAGCCGTCGCGCGGCGACGAGCACCGCGACGGGCGCCGTGGCGGAGACGGTGACCACGATCAGCCCGGAGAAGGGGGCGGGATCGAAGCCGAGGCGCTCCATCGCCACGAACAGCAGGAACAGGAAGGGCGGGTGGCCGGCGACGTTGGCGGCGAGCGTGTCGGGGTGGGCGAAGGGGATGCGATCGACCCACTGCTCGAGCAGCAGACCCACGTCCTCGGTACGCCGTGCCTCGCGGAAGTACTCGAACGGCTCTCCCAGCACCGATCCCAGCCCGGAGACGCCGTCGACCAGCGCCAGCGACACGATCCACAGCCAGCCCAGCCCGAAGACCGCGAGCAGCAGTCGACGCCAGCCGAGCTCGGCCGCGAGCCGGGGGCCGTGCAGCACACCGAGCACGGCGAGCACCACGGCCGGCACCGTGCCCGGACCGAGGTGCGGCGACCAGCGCGAGTGCAGCGGCTCGACGCCGTTCGGCCCGCCGAAGGGGTGGACGAGCCAGCCGAAGATCTCCGGCACCGACATGGTCAGCAGCACCAGCACCACGGCCACCACGAGCCCGACGCGCACGCCGTGGTCCAGGGACGCCGCCGCAGGACCGGACGCCGACCCGGCCACGGCCCCGCGGTCGGACGCGGAGTCGGTGGTCGGCACCCGGTCACCCTAGGTGTTCGGGTGCGGGCGGTGGCCGAGGCCGCGCGTGACCTGTCGGGGACGCGCCGCGCCGCCATCCGTCCGTGCGGGTCTGGTGCACCCTCTACGGTGGAGCCATGCCAGGGCTGTGCGATCTCGTCCTTCCCTGCAAGGACGAGGGTCCCGCCCTGCGCGGCCTCCTGCCGCGGGTCCCGGAGGTCTTCGACGTCATCGTGGTGGACAACGGCTCGGTGGACGACACCGCGAGCGTGGCCCTGGCCCACGGCGCCACGGTCGTGACCGAGCAGGTGTCCGGGTACGGCGCCGCCGTGCACGCAGGAGTGGAGGCCGCCGGGGCGGACTACCTCGCCGTCATGGACGGCGACGGGTCCTTCGACCCCGACGAGCTCCTCCCGATGCTCGACGACGTCGTCTCGGGGCGCGCCGACATGGCCGTAGGGCGCCGCCGACCGGTCGGGCGCGGCGTCTGGCCGTGGCACGCCCGCGCGGGCAACCGCCTGGTCGTCGCCATCCTGCGCCGCCGCAGCGGGTTCGCGGCCCACGACATCGCCCCGATGCGCGTGTGCCGCACCCAGGCACTCCTCGACCTCGGGGTCGAGGACCGGCGCTTCGGCTACCCCTTGGAGCTGCTCTCCCGCGCCCAGGACGCGGGCTGGCGCCTGGTCGAGCACGACGTCACCTACCACCCGCGGGCGGCCGGCACCCGGTCGAAGGTCTCCGGCTCGGTGCGTGGCACCGTCCGGGTCGCACGCGACTTCGCGAGGGTCCTGACGTGACCGAGTACCTCGTCATGGCCAAGGCGCCCGTGCCCGGCCGGGTCAAGACACGTCTCGGCGCGGACATCGGCGCGGAGGCGGCGGCCGACCTCGCCGCCCTCAGCCTGCTCGACGCGTTGGAGGCGGGAGCCGGCGCCTTCGGACCGCAGCACTGCCATCTCGCCCTCGAAGGCGACCTGCTGGAAGCCGTACGCTCCCGCGAGCTGCGCGAGGCGCTCCTGGACTGGACCGTGCGACCCCAGGTCGACGGCCAGCTGGGCGTACGCATCGCCGCGGCCCACCGCGACCTGGCCGAGGCCGGCGTCCGCGGCCCCGTGCTGCAGGTCGGCATGGACACCCCCCAGGTCGACGTCGACCGTCTGCACGAGCTCGCCCTCGCGCTGCTCGACCCTGCGGGGCCGGACGCTCTGCTCGGCGAGGCCACCGACGGCGGCTGGTGGGTGCTCGGCACGCGCGATCCCCGGGTGGCCGACGCGGTCGCGACGGTTCCCATGAGCACCCCCACGACGTACGCGGACACGCTCGCCGCGCTGGTCGGCAGCGGCGTCATCGTCGGGCCCTGCCGTGTGCTCACCGACGTCGACCACGTCGGCGACGCCGCCCGCGTCGCCGCGCAGGCACCCCACTCACGCTTCGGGCGCGCCTGGACGGCCCTCGCGGCGACGACGACCCGCGGCGACGCGGCCGCCGAGCTCCACCCGCCCGCGGAGGAGGCCCCGTGACGAGTCTCCAGGGGAGTACGCCGACCCCGGCGCGCCGCCGGCGCCGCTCCGCCGACCAGCTGCCCGACGACACCCGTACGGTCGAGTTCCACGAGGTCTTCGCCGCGGCGCTGGCGGGCGCCACCTGCAGCGTCATCGGCGACGCGGTGGGTGAGCAGCAGCTGCCCATGGCCCGGTGGGCCGGCGAGGCCGACGACTCCGACGACACGCTGCTGGCGCTCTGCGAGGGGCCGACGCTCGACGTCGGATGCGGTCCGGGGCGCATGGCCTCGCGGCTGGCCGAGCTCGGGCACGTCGTGCTCGGTGTCGACATCGTCGCCGCCGCGGTGCGCCGCACGCGCGACCGTGGCGTGTCCGCGATCCAGCGCGACCTCTTCGAGCGCCTCCCGGGCGAGGGTCGCTGGCAGACGGCGCTGCTGGCGGACGGCAACATCGGAATCGGCGGCGACCCCGTGACGTTGCTGGCACGCATGGTCGAGCTCGTCACCCCCGGCGGCCATGTGATCGTCGAGGCGGCCCCTCCGGGTGGCGGTCTCCAGGTGCACGAGGTGCGGCTCCAGGCCGGGCAGCTGCAGAGTTCGCCGTTCCCGTGGGCAGTCCTCGCGGTCGACCACGTCGAACACCTGGTGAGGGATCTCCCGCTCGAGCTGACGGAGATCCACCGGATCGGCCGCGGTGAGAACTCGCGCTGGGTGGCCGCCCTGACCAGGGAGGACGAGCAGTGAGCCAGATCGCCACACGCATCGACGAACGGGTCCCCACGCCCGAGTCCTTCACCTCCGACGTCCACAGTCCCGCTGTGACCGCGCGGGTCGGGTCCTGGCTCGGCATCGCCTTCACGATCTGCTTCGTCACCGGACTCGTGAGCCACTGGGCGTACGCGCCGAACCCCTGGATCCCCTTCCCGACCGCCCCGTCCTGGGGCTACCGCCTGAATCAGGGGCTGCACATCGCGTCCGGCTTCGTCAGCGTGCCGCTTCTCCTGGTCAAGCTCGGTGTCGTCTATCCCAAGCTGTTCCGCAGGCCCCCGCCGCTGCGCCGGGTCAAGGCCCTGGCCCTCGAGGTGGCCGAACGCCTCTCCATCGCCGTCCTGGTCGCCGCCGCGGTCTTCCAGGTCGCCATCGGCGTCCTCAACCAGGCCCAGCAGTACGTCTTCCCGTTCCCCTTCCGGTCCGTGCACTACGCGATGTCCTGGGTGCTCATCGGGGCACTCGTCGTGCACATCGCGGTGAAGCTTCCGACCATCAGCGCCGCACTCGGGTCACGACTGGAGTCCCGCGACCTCGATCCGGACCACCTGGAGTCCGGTTCCGGACTGTCGCGGAGAGGACTGCTGACCGTCACGGGCATCGCCGGCCTGGGCGCCCTGCTGACCACCGTCGGGCAGTCGCTGCCGGGCTTCAGGCAGGTCTCGGTGCTCGCCACGCGGTCCGGCACCGGCCCCCAGGGCGTGCCGATCAACGTCACCGCCGACCAGGCCCGCGTCATCGACGCGGCGCAGGACCCGTCGTACGCCCTGGAGATCGTCGTCGGAGACCGCACCGAGACCTTCACGCGGCAGCAGCTCCTGGACATGCCGCAGGTCACCGAGACCCTGCCGATCGCCTGCGTCGAGGGGTGGTCGGCCGACGGCACCTGGACCGGCCCCCGCGTGGCCGCGCTGCTGGACGCGGTCGACGCCCCCCGCGACGCCGACCTGCGCATCATCTCCCTGCAGGAGCGGGGCGCGTTCTCCCAGACCGTCATGCCGGCGAACTTCGCCCGCCACCCGAGCACGCTGCTCGCCCTGAAGCTCTACGGCGATGACCTCGTGCTCGACCACGGCTACCCCGCCCGTGTCATCGCGCCCAACAGGCCTGGCGTGATGCAGACGAAATGGGTCACCCGCATCGAGGTGATGACGTGAGCGCCGGGTTGGCCGTCCGCGGCGCCATCGGCACGATCGGCGTCCTGGTGGGGGTCTACGGCGCCGCCCTGATGCTGCAGCTCGCCGGCTCCACCCTCGTCGGCGTGGCGAAGTGGCTCGTGGCGGGAGTGATCCTGCACGACTTCGTGCTCGCGCCCCTGACCGTCGGCGCGTGGTGGCTCGCGCGCCGGTACCTGCCGGCGGTCGTCTCCGGCCCGCTCGCCGGCGGTGTGGTGGTGCTCGGATCGATCACGATCATGGCGATCCCGGTGCTCGTCCAGTGGCGCGTCGTGCCGTCCAACCCGTCGCTCCTCGACCGGGACTACTCCATGGGTCTCCTCATCGTCGCCGGCATCGTGGCCACGGGTGTCGTGGCCTGGGCCGCCGAGCTGTTCGTCCGCCGTCTGGGCAGCGGCACCGAGGAGTGACCGACCCCGGACCGGCCTGGCAACCGGCCGTGCGACCGGGCCCGCGACCGGTCGTGGCGGTGGTCGGAGGCGGCATCGCGGGCCTGTCCGCGGCTCGGCGGCTGCTGCTGGGACGGCCGGACCTGGACGTCGTGGTCCTCGATGCGGCCGACCGGGTCGGCGGCAAGCTCCGCCTCGCCGAGGTCGGCGGCGTCGAGGTCGACGTGGGCGCCGAGTCCTTGCTCTTCCGCCGACCCGAGGCGGTCGACCTCGCCCGTGAGGTCGGGCTCGGCGACGACCTCGAGCACCCGGCGACCTACGCCGCCCGCGTGTGGAGCCGCGGCGCCCGGCGCCCGCTGCCACGGTCGGTCATGGGTGTGCCCGGCGACCAGGCCTCGCTCGAGGAGTCCGGGCTGCTCTCCGCCGAGGGACTGCGCCGTGCCCTCGCCGAACCCGACCTGCCGGAGACCGACGTGGAGCGGCTGATCGCGGCGGGGGAGGACGTGGGCGTCGGCGAGCTCGTCGCCGCCCGCTTCGGCGACGAGGTGGTCGACCGGCTCCTCGAACCCCTCCTCGGCGGCGTGTACGCCGGTGAGGCCCGACGTCTCTCGCTGCGCGCCTGCACCCCTCAGGTGCTCGCCCTGACCGACCAGGGGACGTCGCTCACCGCGGCCGCTGCCTCGGTCCTCGCGGCGCCCGCGAGCCAGGTGCCGGTCTTCGCCGGGCTCCGCGGTGGCGTCGGCCGTCTCCCCGCCGCGCTCGCGGCGGACCTGCAGCGACGCGGCGCCACCGTGCGCACCGGGGTCACCGTGCGCGAGGTGACGCGGACGCCCAGCGGCTTCCGCCTCACCACGGGCCCCGCGCCCGCGCCGGAGCACCTCGACGTCGACGCCGTCGTCCTGGCGACGCCCGCGACACCGTCGAGCCGCCTGCTCGCGCACCTGCTGCCGTCCGCCGCGGGTGCCCTCGGCGGCATCGCGTACGCCTCCAGTGCCGTCGTGACCTTCGCGCTCGAGGCCGGCAGCGACGGCGCGGACGTGCCGCTCGAGGGCTCGGGTTTCCTCGTTCCTCCGGTGGAGGGTCGTCTCGTCAAGGCCGCGACCTTCTCCCGACGCAAGTGGTCCTGGGTGCACGAGGCCGGGGCCACCGCCGACCGGCCGGTCGCCCTGATCCGGGTCTCGGTGGGCAGGGTGGGGGAGGAGCATCACCTGCAGGTCGACGACGAGCAGCTCGTACGCCGCTGTCTCGTCGACCTCACCGCAGCTCTGGGCGCACCGCTGCCCGCTGTCGTCGACGCCCGCGTGACCCGGTGGGGCGGCGGCCTCCCGCAGTACGCGCCGGGTCACCTCGACCTGGTCGCCTCCGTCCGCGACCAGGTCGCGGGCGTGGCGGGACTGGCCGTGT
This region includes:
- a CDS encoding glycosyltransferase family 2 protein translates to MPGLCDLVLPCKDEGPALRGLLPRVPEVFDVIVVDNGSVDDTASVALAHGATVVTEQVSGYGAAVHAGVEAAGADYLAVMDGDGSFDPDELLPMLDDVVSGRADMAVGRRRPVGRGVWPWHARAGNRLVVAILRRRSGFAAHDIAPMRVCRTQALLDLGVEDRRFGYPLELLSRAQDAGWRLVEHDVTYHPRAAGTRSKVSGSVRGTVRVARDFARVLT
- a CDS encoding DUF2064 domain-containing protein, translating into MTEYLVMAKAPVPGRVKTRLGADIGAEAAADLAALSLLDALEAGAGAFGPQHCHLALEGDLLEAVRSRELREALLDWTVRPQVDGQLGVRIAAAHRDLAEAGVRGPVLQVGMDTPQVDVDRLHELALALLDPAGPDALLGEATDGGWWVLGTRDPRVADAVATVPMSTPTTYADTLAALVGSGVIVGPCRVLTDVDHVGDAARVAAQAPHSRFGRAWTALAATTTRGDAAAELHPPAEEAP
- a CDS encoding methyltransferase domain-containing protein, whose amino-acid sequence is MTSLQGSTPTPARRRRRSADQLPDDTRTVEFHEVFAAALAGATCSVIGDAVGEQQLPMARWAGEADDSDDTLLALCEGPTLDVGCGPGRMASRLAELGHVVLGVDIVAAAVRRTRDRGVSAIQRDLFERLPGEGRWQTALLADGNIGIGGDPVTLLARMVELVTPGGHVIVEAAPPGGGLQVHEVRLQAGQLQSSPFPWAVLAVDHVEHLVRDLPLELTEIHRIGRGENSRWVAALTREDEQ
- a CDS encoding molybdopterin-dependent oxidoreductase, encoding MSQIATRIDERVPTPESFTSDVHSPAVTARVGSWLGIAFTICFVTGLVSHWAYAPNPWIPFPTAPSWGYRLNQGLHIASGFVSVPLLLVKLGVVYPKLFRRPPPLRRVKALALEVAERLSIAVLVAAAVFQVAIGVLNQAQQYVFPFPFRSVHYAMSWVLIGALVVHIAVKLPTISAALGSRLESRDLDPDHLESGSGLSRRGLLTVTGIAGLGALLTTVGQSLPGFRQVSVLATRSGTGPQGVPINVTADQARVIDAAQDPSYALEIVVGDRTETFTRQQLLDMPQVTETLPIACVEGWSADGTWTGPRVAALLDAVDAPRDADLRIISLQERGAFSQTVMPANFARHPSTLLALKLYGDDLVLDHGYPARVIAPNRPGVMQTKWVTRIEVMT
- the hemG gene encoding protoporphyrinogen oxidase, with the translated sequence MAVVGGGIAGLSAARRLLLGRPDLDVVVLDAADRVGGKLRLAEVGGVEVDVGAESLLFRRPEAVDLAREVGLGDDLEHPATYAARVWSRGARRPLPRSVMGVPGDQASLEESGLLSAEGLRRALAEPDLPETDVERLIAAGEDVGVGELVAARFGDEVVDRLLEPLLGGVYAGEARRLSLRACTPQVLALTDQGTSLTAAAASVLAAPASQVPVFAGLRGGVGRLPAALAADLQRRGATVRTGVTVREVTRTPSGFRLTTGPAPAPEHLDVDAVVLATPATPSSRLLAHLLPSAAGALGGIAYASSAVVTFALEAGSDGADVPLEGSGFLVPPVEGRLVKAATFSRRKWSWVHEAGATADRPVALIRVSVGRVGEEHHLQVDDEQLVRRCLVDLTAALGAPLPAVVDARVTRWGGGLPQYAPGHLDLVASVRDQVAGVAGLAVCGAAYDGVGVPACIASGTRAAEALLADAAQWAT